In Ruania zhangjianzhongii, the following proteins share a genomic window:
- a CDS encoding putative quinol monooxygenase, whose amino-acid sequence MSTPASLPYAFVAKIVAADGQHDALADLLAGAVALANEEVGTIVWFAVRTHADTFWIFDAFPDEAARDAHANGAIVAALTANQHLLGAAPEILPADVLASKLP is encoded by the coding sequence ATGTCCACACCCGCATCACTTCCGTATGCCTTCGTCGCCAAGATCGTCGCGGCCGATGGACAGCACGACGCGCTCGCCGATCTGCTCGCCGGCGCTGTCGCCCTCGCCAACGAAGAAGTAGGAACGATTGTCTGGTTCGCGGTCAGGACCCACGCCGACACCTTCTGGATCTTCGATGCATTCCCCGACGAGGCCGCTCGCGACGCCCACGCCAACGGCGCCATCGTCGCAGCCCTGACGGCCAACCAGCACCTCCTCGGCGCAGCACCCGAGATCCTGCCGGCCGACGTCCTCGCGTCCAAGCTCCCGTAG
- a CDS encoding IS110 family transposase: MVMIGTDSHKRTHTVVALDEVGRRLGTKTVRTNAEGHLALVEWATQFADHDEHGVRFALEDCRHLTRRLESDLLAAGQRVLRVPTRLMAGARRSSREPGKSDPIDAEAVALAALRHPDLPVAELDGPAREVKLLSDHRHDLVVQRSRIAQQVRWHLHELDPDLMIPSRGLRRQKVVRELLAELERFDGVVARLARRHLLRCQELTTQINDLERELRDLVRRLAPSLLEIPGCGVLSAAVIVGETAGVHRFRDKDAYARFTGTAPVPVWSGSSAGKVRLNRGGNRSVNCALHMIAVTQARGVGPGRPYLDKQLARGKDRVAALRLLRRRLSDVVFAALRADLRAAQQPAASPVQLAA; this comes from the coding sequence ATGGTCATGATCGGCACCGACTCGCACAAGCGCACCCACACGGTCGTGGCGCTCGACGAAGTCGGCAGAAGACTCGGCACCAAGACGGTCCGGACCAACGCCGAGGGCCACCTCGCGCTGGTCGAGTGGGCCACACAGTTCGCCGACCACGACGAGCACGGCGTCAGGTTCGCCTTGGAGGACTGCCGCCACCTCACCCGCCGGCTGGAATCCGACCTCTTGGCTGCGGGTCAACGCGTGCTGCGGGTGCCGACTCGGCTCATGGCCGGTGCTCGCCGCAGCAGCCGCGAACCTGGTAAGTCCGACCCGATCGACGCCGAGGCCGTAGCCCTGGCTGCGCTACGTCACCCCGACCTTCCCGTCGCTGAGCTGGACGGACCTGCGCGTGAGGTCAAGCTTCTGTCTGATCACCGTCATGACCTGGTGGTTCAGCGGTCCCGCATCGCTCAACAGGTTCGCTGGCACCTCCACGAGCTGGACCCGGACCTGATGATCCCCAGCCGCGGCCTGCGACGCCAGAAGGTCGTACGTGAGCTGCTGGCGGAACTGGAACGCTTCGACGGCGTCGTGGCCAGGCTTGCCCGGCGACACCTGCTGCGCTGCCAGGAGCTGACTACACAGATCAACGACCTCGAGCGAGAGTTGCGGGACCTGGTTCGTCGGCTCGCTCCCTCGCTACTTGAGATCCCCGGCTGCGGCGTGCTGTCCGCAGCCGTGATCGTCGGCGAGACAGCCGGAGTGCACCGCTTCCGCGACAAGGACGCCTACGCCCGCTTCACAGGCACAGCGCCGGTGCCGGTCTGGTCGGGATCCAGCGCGGGCAAGGTTCGGCTCAACCGAGGCGGCAATCGGTCCGTCAACTGCGCCCTGCACATGATCGCCGTGACCCAGGCCCGCGGCGTCGGGCCGGGCCGGCCCTACCTCGACAAGCAGTTGGCCCGCGGCAAGGACCGCGTAGCCGCCCTGAGGCTGTTGCGCCGGCGCCTTTCCGATGTCGTCTTTGCGGCTCTTCGCGCCGACCTACGTGCAGCCCAGCAGCCCGCCGCGTCGCCTGTTCAACTCGCGGCTTGA
- a CDS encoding TetR/AcrR family transcriptional regulator, whose protein sequence is MTEARSTAEVRRAQAVDAGLRAFGEHGLTTTAITEVAAEIGVSQPYIFRLFGGKRDFFLACMDELEARELQAFTGDETRSEETFEELGARFRGLVGDGTLGSFSIQALAAARTDPEIAARYLRRLATTLSAVRERTGASAEDLTGFLARGALIVQLQALAVDMRAMTATEAIANLLSEDG, encoded by the coding sequence ATGACAGAAGCAAGGTCGACGGCGGAGGTTCGGCGTGCTCAAGCGGTGGACGCCGGGCTCAGGGCGTTCGGAGAGCACGGCCTGACCACCACAGCGATCACCGAGGTGGCGGCCGAGATCGGTGTCTCCCAGCCGTACATCTTCCGCCTGTTCGGCGGTAAGCGGGACTTCTTCCTCGCTTGTATGGACGAGCTCGAGGCACGGGAGCTCCAGGCCTTCACCGGCGATGAGACCCGGTCCGAGGAGACCTTCGAGGAGCTGGGGGCACGGTTCCGTGGTCTGGTCGGGGACGGGACGCTCGGCAGCTTCTCCATCCAGGCGTTGGCCGCTGCTCGCACCGATCCGGAGATCGCCGCCCGCTACCTGCGCCGGCTGGCCACCACGCTGAGCGCCGTCCGGGAGCGCACCGGGGCGAGTGCCGAGGATCTCACCGGCTTCCTCGCCCGCGGCGCGCTCATCGTCCAGCTGCAGGCGCTGGCCGTCGACATGAGGGCGATGACCGCTACCGAGGCGATCGCGAACCTGCTCAGCGAGGACGGCTGA
- a CDS encoding GlcG/HbpS family heme-binding protein, which translates to MDDAKRVIAAAEAESSTQGQPSNIAVVDAGGNLVAHVRMDGAWLGSIDISINKAFTARAFDTATKDLGDLAQPGEQFYGIHASNDGRVMIFAGGIPLERDGQVVGAVGVSGGTGDQDQAVAEVAASAF; encoded by the coding sequence TTGGACGACGCCAAACGTGTCATCGCGGCAGCAGAAGCTGAATCCAGCACGCAGGGTCAGCCCAGTAACATCGCCGTCGTCGATGCCGGCGGCAATCTCGTCGCTCACGTACGGATGGACGGAGCGTGGCTGGGCAGCATCGACATCTCGATCAACAAAGCCTTCACGGCCCGCGCGTTCGACACAGCCACCAAAGACCTCGGCGACCTCGCCCAACCCGGTGAGCAGTTCTACGGCATCCACGCCTCCAACGACGGTCGGGTGATGATCTTCGCCGGTGGCATCCCGCTCGAGCGCGACGGCCAGGTCGTCGGCGCCGTCGGCGTCAGCGGAGGAACCGGTGACCAAGACCAGGCCGTCGCCGAAGTCGCCGCCAGCGCCTTCTGA
- a CDS encoding amidohydrolase family protein, translating into MPGLFLLRSAHVVTGDGRELPEADVVIADRRILQISDQRQEVPGAEVIDGRGKTLIPGLIDAHTHLDFLSVRSTVHSWIQTRFVLPRALAELVRHGVTAIRCMADPLTPVRRVRRRITAGRTVGPRMVIAGPALTAPGGHPEATLAKDNRWLQARIARRLDGPEQARRAVRELHAGGVDLIKFVYQGGVYGPDRVALQQLSVEVAQAIITEAHRLGLPVSAHTHYQDDVDTLLELGVDSIEHGVLEHDLAENEGLQMWSNSGTPLVPTLAIAALFAGPDGELYLDQASRNLTRAHRAGVRIVAGTDSMTGAMPANSMHEELRLMVEAGMTEAEALRAATTDAAALLGLNDRGGIAEGKAADLVLLGSNPLERIENVADIDLVFAGGVLVHRAPDRPRPPELAEYSVTGPDVLEYIDRTEATLPGEVVLRYDRSRFAAEGVRSLLAIAADSEVLRTETVTSGTDLVTQEWTCEIPAEETSLHAVAGARQISLTGTLRGKPVTRSYPLRGRTWMQLLQFDPATFITSTEQSLALVSIGASGRGALQLTDFELTKTGPSRPDPEQVETELVMPRWRRFWGAVLRHDAGTGDLLHQHVRGKEEQSLEPAARA; encoded by the coding sequence ATGCCCGGACTTTTCCTGCTCCGCAGCGCCCACGTGGTCACCGGTGACGGCCGCGAGCTACCCGAGGCGGATGTGGTGATCGCGGACCGGCGGATCCTGCAGATCAGCGACCAGCGCCAGGAGGTGCCGGGGGCGGAGGTCATCGATGGCCGCGGCAAGACCCTCATCCCGGGATTGATCGATGCGCACACCCACCTGGATTTCCTCTCCGTGCGCAGCACCGTGCACAGCTGGATCCAGACCCGGTTCGTGCTGCCCCGCGCCCTGGCAGAGCTGGTCCGGCACGGCGTCACCGCTATCCGGTGCATGGCCGATCCGCTCACCCCGGTGCGGCGGGTGCGGCGCAGGATCACCGCCGGGCGCACCGTGGGCCCGCGGATGGTGATCGCAGGACCGGCGCTGACCGCCCCCGGTGGGCACCCCGAGGCCACCCTGGCCAAGGACAACCGGTGGTTGCAGGCCCGGATCGCCCGCCGGCTGGACGGCCCCGAGCAGGCACGCAGGGCGGTGCGTGAGCTGCACGCCGGTGGGGTCGACCTGATCAAGTTCGTCTACCAGGGCGGGGTCTACGGTCCGGACCGGGTCGCGCTGCAGCAGCTGTCGGTCGAGGTCGCCCAGGCGATCATCACCGAAGCCCACCGGCTGGGGCTGCCGGTCAGTGCGCACACGCACTACCAGGACGATGTGGACACGCTGCTCGAGCTCGGGGTGGACAGCATCGAACACGGGGTGCTCGAGCACGACCTGGCCGAGAACGAGGGCCTACAGATGTGGTCGAACAGCGGGACGCCCCTGGTGCCGACGTTGGCGATCGCCGCGCTGTTCGCGGGCCCGGACGGCGAGCTCTACCTCGACCAGGCGAGCCGGAACCTCACCCGCGCACACCGGGCCGGGGTGCGGATCGTCGCCGGGACGGACTCCATGACTGGAGCGATGCCGGCGAACTCGATGCACGAGGAGCTCCGGCTGATGGTCGAGGCCGGGATGACCGAGGCGGAGGCGCTCCGTGCGGCCACCACCGACGCCGCTGCGCTGCTCGGCCTGAACGATCGCGGCGGGATCGCTGAGGGTAAGGCGGCCGATCTTGTCCTGCTCGGCTCGAACCCGCTGGAGCGGATCGAGAACGTGGCCGATATCGACCTGGTGTTCGCAGGCGGGGTGCTCGTGCACCGGGCCCCGGATCGGCCGCGACCGCCGGAGCTGGCGGAGTACTCGGTCACCGGCCCGGACGTCCTGGAGTACATCGACCGCACCGAAGCGACACTGCCCGGCGAGGTGGTGCTGCGTTACGACCGGAGCAGGTTCGCCGCCGAGGGGGTTCGCTCGCTCCTCGCCATCGCTGCCGACTCCGAGGTGCTGCGCACCGAGACCGTCACCTCCGGCACCGACCTGGTCACGCAGGAGTGGACCTGCGAGATCCCGGCGGAGGAGACGAGCCTTCATGCCGTCGCCGGCGCCCGGCAGATCAGCCTGACCGGGACCCTGCGCGGGAAGCCCGTGACCCGGAGCTACCCGCTCCGCGGCCGGACCTGGATGCAGCTTCTTCAGTTCGACCCGGCCACGTTCATCACCTCGACCGAGCAGAGCCTGGCCCTGGTGTCCATCGGCGCCAGTGGCCGTGGTGCGCTGCAGCTGACCGACTTCGAGCTCACCAAGACCGGTCCCAGCAGACCGGACCCGGAGCAGGTCGAGACGGAGCTGGTCATGCCCCGGTGGCGCCGATTCTGGGGAGCAGTGCTGCGCCACGACGCCGGAACCGGCGATCTGCTGCACCAGCACGTCCGCGGGAAGGAAGAGCAGAGTCTCGAGCCGGCAGCCCGCGCCTGA
- a CDS encoding ISL3 family transposase, which produces MPDATAGDRSRAFAHPDLTTFCRLDELGLVVTGQRLESDRAVVACRVAETDQWCRRCGCEGTPRDTVTRQLAHEPLGWRPTTLLLTIRRYRCAGCGHVWRQDTSRAAEPRAKLSRRGLRWALEGIVIAHLTVARVAEGLGVAWDTANDAVVAEGKRVLIDDPARFEGVRVVGVDEHVWRHTRRGDKYVTVIIDLTPIRDGTGPARLLDMVEGRSKQVFKTWLATRSDTWRDGVEVVAMDGFSGFKTATTEELPDAVAVMDPFHVVRLAGDALDRCRRRVQQAIHGHRGHKGDPLYSARRTLHTGAGLLTDKQASRLRALFAGDEHVQVEATWGIYQRMIAAYRHEDRRQGRELMTKLIESVSDGVPAALIEVITLGRTLKKRAADVLAYFDRPGTSNGPTEAINGRLEHLRGSALGFRNLTNYIARSLLEIGGFRPRLHPGIG; this is translated from the coding sequence GTGCCCGACGCTACCGCCGGCGACCGCTCACGCGCGTTCGCCCACCCAGATCTGACCACCTTCTGCCGACTCGACGAGCTCGGCCTCGTCGTCACCGGCCAACGCCTCGAGTCCGACCGTGCGGTCGTCGCGTGCCGGGTCGCCGAAACCGACCAGTGGTGCCGCCGATGCGGCTGCGAAGGAACCCCGCGGGACACGGTCACCAGGCAGCTGGCCCACGAACCACTCGGCTGGCGACCTACCACGCTGCTGCTCACCATCCGCCGCTACCGATGCGCTGGCTGCGGGCACGTGTGGCGCCAAGACACCTCCCGGGCGGCCGAACCTCGGGCGAAGCTCTCGCGTCGCGGGCTGCGGTGGGCACTTGAGGGGATCGTGATCGCTCACCTCACCGTCGCCCGGGTCGCCGAGGGTCTCGGGGTTGCCTGGGACACCGCTAACGACGCCGTCGTGGCCGAGGGCAAGCGGGTCCTGATCGACGACCCGGCACGGTTCGAGGGTGTCCGAGTCGTTGGCGTCGATGAACACGTGTGGCGCCACACCAGGCGTGGCGACAAGTACGTCACCGTGATCATCGACCTCACCCCGATCCGTGATGGCACCGGCCCGGCACGGCTCCTGGACATGGTCGAGGGTCGCTCGAAGCAGGTGTTCAAGACCTGGCTCGCCACCCGGAGCGACACCTGGCGTGACGGCGTGGAAGTCGTCGCGATGGACGGGTTCAGCGGCTTCAAGACCGCCACCACCGAGGAGCTCCCCGACGCTGTCGCGGTCATGGATCCCTTCCACGTGGTCCGGTTGGCCGGCGACGCGTTGGACCGGTGTCGACGCCGGGTCCAGCAGGCCATCCACGGTCACCGCGGCCACAAGGGTGACCCGCTCTACTCCGCACGGCGAACGCTGCACACCGGTGCTGGGCTGCTCACTGACAAGCAGGCCAGCCGACTACGGGCACTGTTCGCCGGTGATGAGCACGTGCAGGTCGAGGCGACCTGGGGGATCTATCAGCGGATGATCGCGGCCTACCGCCACGAGGACCGACGCCAGGGCCGCGAGCTCATGACCAAGCTGATCGAGTCGGTCAGCGACGGCGTCCCGGCCGCGCTGATCGAGGTCATCACGCTGGGCCGGACGTTGAAGAAGCGGGCCGCCGACGTGCTGGCCTACTTCGACCGCCCCGGCACCAGCAACGGGCCTACGGAGGCGATCAACGGCCGGCTCGAACACCTCCGCGGCTCAGCCCTCGGGTTCCGCAACCTCACCAACTACATCGCCAGGTCCCTGCTCGAGATCGGCGGCTTCAGACCGCGACTACACCCTGGAATCGGATGA